One Leopardus geoffroyi isolate Oge1 chromosome C1, O.geoffroyi_Oge1_pat1.0, whole genome shotgun sequence DNA segment encodes these proteins:
- the LOC123597379 gene encoding uncharacterized protein LOC123597379 codes for MDTGARDPVSPASLLRDLKNRHHSFLLGAPLAVPSFHQACDGTEPVVWEARTPLALSPGEDSGCNCSASLSPSWLSYLRLDPSALAVLNLRAGLRVRREVSKGQKGRKDRQHPLRLSRQKWNPFHPLPLSPPCPHAPVWYEDLREAPRVSQPLPSPASCLRTRHHHRRDAGCTVGHLGFGSSSATISLCDIRQIPPPPPTPSLPRTWISSLLNGRGWMADGQGLFYPRHPIGSQAAGGPGETGEGRLSCGRM; via the exons AAACCGTCATCATTCGTTTCTGCTGGGAGCACCCCTGGCCGTTCCGTCATTCCACCAAGCGTGTGATGGGACAGAGCCCGTCGTGTGGGAGGCCCGGACTCCGCTTGCCCTTTCTCCTGGAGAAGATTCTGGTTGTAACTGCTCAGCCAGCCTCTCCCCTTCCTGGCTCTCTTACTTACGG CTGGATCCCAGCGCCCTGGCTGTTCTCAATCTGAGGGCCGGTCTTCGCGTTCGAAGGGAGGTTAGCAAAGGTCAGAAAGGTCGGAAAGACAGACAGCATCCACTGAGACTTTCACGTCAGAAATGGAACCCTTTTCACCCTCT CCCGCTGTCTCCTCCTTGTCCTCATGCACCTGTCTGGTACGAGGACCTCAGAGAGGCCCCGAGAGTCTCCCAGCCGTTGCCCAGCCCCGCCTCCTGCCTGCGGACGCGCCACCATCATAGGAGGGACGCCGGGTGtaccgtggggcacctgggttttGGGTCCAGCTCCGCCACCATCTCACTGTGTGACATCAGGCaaatccctcccccccctcccaccccctccctgccccggaCCTGGATTTCCTCATTACTGAATGGAAGGGGCTGGATGGCTGATGGCCAAGGGCTTTTCTATCCCAGGCATCCCATAGGATCCCAGGCAGCAGGAGGGCCTGGGGAGACTGGAGAAGGGAGGTTGTCCTGTGGCAGGATGTGA